In Zingiber officinale cultivar Zhangliang chromosome 1A, Zo_v1.1, whole genome shotgun sequence, the DNA window cttaaaccctcgtcttcgtCAACGGTCGAGTGACGCCCTTAAACCTTTGTCGACATcaatggtcgagtggcgaccttaaaccattGTCTTCATCAATGATCGAGcaatgaccttaaaccctcatcttcgtcaacggtcgagcgacgccCTTAAACCTTTGTcgacatcaatggtcgagcggcaaccttaaacctttgtcgtcatcaacggtcgagcgacgaccttaaatccttgtCGACATCAatgatcgagcgacgaccttaaacccttgtcgtcattaacggtcgagtgacgaccttaaacccttgtctacatcagcggttgagcggcgaccttaaatcacCTAGTCTACATCAATGATCGAGCGACGATCTTAAACTCTTATtgtcatcaacagtcgagcggcgaccttaaacccttgtctacatcaacggtcgagcgacgaccttaaacttcAGTCTTCGCCAAGTCTACATCAGTGGTCGAGTGGCGACGTCCCGACTGATGGCCTTATTCAATAAAGTGGCAGAGATGTAACCGCCTGCTTGGAGCTGGTCGAACGTCCCTTCAATGGCAAGCATACACCATACGCATATAGGATATAACATGCCAGATATAATAGCAATATACAATTTCATGAAACATAAATATACCTATCCGAATAACGTGGAGTGGAAATGACATCAACCAACGACGCTATTCGTTTCCACGTCGAGTGATTATCAAGATGGCATCACAAAGCCATGAGTTCTTATGTCCGTCTTTAATACTAGCCGATGAAGAGAGACAAGTTCTCCGAGAGAGAGTCTGAAAACTTGAATTTGTATTCGACGGCTCAAGGCAACCTGACGACAACAAAATGAGATGGACGACAGGGATAACGCTGTTGTTTGGGGTTGGAAACTTTGCTGTCGTCTAGCAAGGGGAAGCAAGTTTGGCAACAGAAGTGTTCCAGAAGCAATAATTGCTTGTCGGAACAGTGGCCTAGGGTGGCGGAAGTGGGGCTATCGACGACTAGGAAAGGGCGTCGGTGGCTGGGAGGTTGTGGCAGCAAGCAAGGGGAGCTCTTCTCCTTGCTGTCTGGCACCCTTTGTGGCTGCTAGATGGCCGACGATCTGGAGGAGGGTTGGAGAGAGGCTGTTGGTCGGCTGTGCTGGATGGCAGGGGCTGGAGGCGGTAGTGTGCGTGGCTCCTTGCTTGGGTGgcgggagaagaagagagggagagggagaataCAAAGAAAACCTAAAACAATTTTAGGTTATGctctgttaatttttctttcctataTCTATCAATATATAGATCCCCTAACGGATTTGATTAGCAAATCTATGTCCGTATCCGCTAACCCAAAGTCAAAATTAATAgacttaagtttggttcaagatCAAACCATATTGGTTCAAAACTGAACCATTTTTTATTAAAACCAAATAAATTTGGGACAGGGATCCTCTGGTCTTGGATCCCTGGACCAATCTTGGACCCCTGCCCATTCATGGGTGGGGTGGACTGTACACCACCTGTTAAACAGGTAGGGTCCAACTCACCCCACTAATGAGCTTGGAGGGCCTCCCTTGGTCTAGAAGATTTTGGACCAGAGGATTTGGCCtcataaatttgatttttaattaaaccaAAGAGAATCCAACTTGTCTTCAAAAGACGTGGTCCATCTGCGCTTCCTCTGCGATAAATATCTTTTCATATTTGCTTGTCATCTGGTCTAACCAGACTTAGTCTCTCTCAATTTAAGAATTCAATTCTCAAACTCGTTTTAAGTTTTTCTAATTTACTCTTAGTGCGTGTGACCTAATAGATTTTTGGTTATAttagtcgtccataattaactattaattatggatcaattataactaacacctaaTAATATATTATGATTCCCAATTGATCCGAAAATCAATGGTTGATCTTAGAATCACTTCTGAATCTTTCAGCAAATACAATGAGTtgtgcctcgttcctttcacttgCCTTGTATAATTATATCCACTTAGTTTAGGATATGATTTATGTGTTAATCCCTACTATGCTGATTACGTCACACCTAGCTCAAGTTATACTTCATCATCCTGCATATTCAAATTACTTAGACATGTGTCAAAGAATACCATACTATTGACATGTGATGTTTTTGGCCAAAAACTTAGAATGATAATCCTGACAAATGACCATAGGATATAAGTATCGTTATTCAAGAAGCTACTTAATTACCTTCGGACACTTCTACTTATGCTCAATCATCCAGGGCCCACATCTACAAGGAGATTCTTATTTAAGATGTCAAATAACCACATGAAGTATCATGACGATCattctaatgaactagttacccttaactagcatccatgtttaactcttgTCATCCTAATATCTTCAGCTAGTGAGGAACAACTGCTTGTTAAATTAAGGAGTATAACACGTGTTAGTTTCTCAGAATTAATGATGTTTGAACTTATCAATTTATcgactaaagaatattttaatacattcataattatatATGTAGAGATGTTTATTAATtatgatccaatcacaagttTTCTCATACTACGAATCATATTATAAaaatttagtaaatgagtttaagatcaaaTTTTATACATAAAGAATATATACTCAAATAATAAAtctttatttatctaataaatagtataataattattttagaatatctctcaaatataacacATTTCTAATTATAGATGCACACTTTTTGCATCGAATATGCTAGTATGTGCTTCTAGATAAAATGAAAAACTTCGcactatttaaaaaaattattattattttattttatagcaGGGATCAGAAAAATATGTTATTTTTTTGTTGGGTACAAGTACAATATAGACTCAGATTACAACCAAAAGAATAGAACTGTTCCCACCTCCTGACGAAACTTGAGCTACCCGCACCGTTTGACGGGACTTGAGCTTTGACTCGAAACGTGCTTGTATTGAGCAAATAAACTAAGGGAGTGCTTGACATAGATATATAAAAGTACTTTTTGAGTGTTTGTGAATattaatttttactataattttttaacttttattCAAAAATGAGAAGTAAGAATTTGAtgtattttattctattttttatttatgtctaaaattaaaaattaacatttATTTGTGTCTTTACTAATTTTTAAAACGGTGTAGTttcaatttaataaagtaatggatgatttttttttcatagaTGATTGATTTAATAATCGacggtaattttttttataagatcAATCGGTCAATTCCGTGATTAATTAGCCTGAGTTAGATAGCtgccaataaaaaaaatattattatgatttattattttgttagcATTAATAAAATTCGAGTAAAAATGTCTCAAAATACtagttattatatattttaaataaaactatagggattaatttaaaaaaactaaaCGCCCCAATAAACTATAAACCCTAACCTAGCGACGCGGCGAAGGAAGGCTCCTCACCTCCGCTCCAGTTCTCCTCTTCGCCGTTCTCCTCTTCACTGCGAGACCGGCGATTGTTTTTCTCTGTATCGCTTTTCTCTTTTTCTCGATAACTACATCGCGAAGACCATCGCCACCTTCGCGAGCTTTCTCTTTTTCAAGTTTTCTCGGGTAAATTACCGAAGATGAGGAAGCTGAAGTTCCATGAGAAGAAGCTCCTCAAGAAAGTCAATTTCCTTGAGTACAAACGCGAAGGCGGCCACCGAGAAGCCCTTATAACGCGCCGATACCACCTCACAGAGCGAGATGATTACAAGAAGTGATATTCCTTTTCAATATTTGGCAATTGTAGTTACTTTTCTCACTACACAGTTTCATAGGAATTCTATAATTTCAATTCTAGGTACTCGAGTATATGTCTGACGGTGCAGAAGCTGGTGCATATCTTGAAGCAAATGGATCCCAGCGACCCTTTCAGAATTCAGATGACAGATGCACTGCTTGAAAAGCTGTAAGCCAATTTTGATAAACAAATAACTAGAAAATCAGGTCCATTGCAGTTTATTGCGTTTTCTATTGTGGAGTTTTCTCCACTTAGCTATTCCAGAATTGATTTGAATTGCAGCTGTTGCAATTGTCCCATGCAAACCTATCACCCGCAAGCTTTTGAGCTGATAAATTAGGGTTGTGAAATATCACCGGTATGGAATGTTTAAGTCTGACTGATTGCAaataacaacttagttttattgCATTgtgcttttttgtttttttattgacTTTCAAAAGTCTCAATCTAAGTCATCAATGGATACAAATATCTATTCTGATGTAGTTTAATGCGCAATCATCAATATGTCATTGTAAGAACCATTGTCGCCATTTGTCATGGTTCAGATCAGGGATTATTTTTTCTAGTTATTGTACTCTTTAGCATAATGTTACTTAAACCTCTGTTTCCATGGAATTGTTGTTTCATAAATATGTTGGTTGATACCTCTGTCTGTTTttattgtttgttttatttttttctttcagttACAATATGGGTGCGATTTCAACAAAAAAGAGCCTGGAAAAGTGCCATAAACTGTCAGTAAGCTCATTCTGTAGGTAAGCTGATCTACTGTGCTATAGTCCAGCAGGAAGCCTTTTACTTGATTTTCTTTGTTGAGACAAATAAAAGAAGCAACTAACAATTTACACTAGAAAGTAGATGggttctttatttgtttttctgCTCTTCACAATTGATTGCTCCTAGGTTTATCCATACACTATCTATATTTGTTTAGgttaataagttaaagaaatcaCTCCCATTGGTTAAATCAATCTGTTAATTGCAAACTGCTTTAATTGGTTGATCACGTTTGACAAGTTCAAAATCTCGTTTTAGTACATAATTGAATTCACcttgtgttttaatttttttttgttgtttgtaTTTTATCGTGGTACTTCATCCAGAAATTCAAATATCAACTGCTACAATTTGACTATTGGATACAGCATGCTCTAGTGTTCGTTGTCGATCTGCATTCTTAGGGTTGGTTGTCCATGCCTAGATGTCAATTTTGTTGGCTTGTTTACTCAAGTCATCTTTCTGGGGTGAAATAGTAATTTTTATTTAAGCCAAGCTTAAGTATATATATGATGGTGAATTTTTTCATGAGATACTATAGAAGCCAAACAAGTTGGATTTCAACTCACCTACACAATGTAGAGGGCCATACACAGCCACACAGGTGTAATTTCAACAAGAAAAAGCCTTGCTAAAGTTTTATATATTGCCAGTGGTGATCACTTCTTatgctacaaaaaaaaaaaaaaatcaagaagctTTACAAGTGGgctgtttttaaacttaaaagaatcaattttaatttagttttttttcccATTTGTTTACTGTTCTATGCTTGGCTGTTAGGTCTAACAATCACATGGTCTATACTTGTCTAAGGAAGTTAATTGGTAGAAGCCATTTATTCCCTTGGTTGAGCATTTTTTTCCTCAAGTTTTTAATTGTACTTGCTGTTGCTTACATTGGACAGACACCTTACCAAAAATCATATTCAAATTCTCTAGATATGCATTCACCTAGAGTTAACCTTGTCAGTCTTCCATTTCCATTGCGGTAGAATATGTAATATGTGTCTTCAAGGGAAAAAGAGTTCAGAGTTCCAAGTAGTATAGATATTAGTATATATAGAACTAACAGTTAAATTATAAGATTGTTGTAAGGAATGGATGTACCCTTTCTTTGCCAGAAGTTATTAAGTTAATATTTCAACATttaggtcaaggatttgaagagcTTATTGAGTTTGTATGTAGCAGAATAACTATATAGGCACATGAAGACATGATGCACATATGTGACCATCCTTAAGAACTTGTTTAACATTAGTTGTATTTATAGAATTATAATTTGAATGTTAAGGGATTTCTCAGAATCAGAAGTCCATAAATAGGTTACACTTCTCTCACAAACTGATTATTAAAATTAAGGAACCCAAGTCCTTGCACTTACTGATGTATAAAACACAGTGTTCATCTCACACGGAAAAAAAAACTTGTCTTgctaaaaatatacatatttatTCTACTAGCTAGATCTTACATTAGGAATTAAGTTATATATCATCCACTTTTAGAAGCAAGGAACCCTTAGAAGTCAATCATAACACTGGTAATTGAGATAGAGTCTTGTTTATCACATCTAGAATCCTTGAAATAAAGAAACTCCTCTTAGAACCTACTGACCTCCTTCCGCACAGTCACTAAGTGTTTCAATCAGCCATGAAACTCTCTATTTTGGTCCCAACCAGATTACTAGCATATAGAAACTTTTTTATACTTAACCACCACCTTCGTATTGCCTACTCAACGCCAAAATGTGGCATTTATGATTATAACATCAGAAAAACAAAGCATCACAACAAATTACTCCCTGAAACTATGACATTGTCACCTCTCTTTGATGGTGGGAGCACCCAAAGGGAAGAGTAAGGATCCTACCTAAAGATAGAAGGTTGACAGGACTCAATTCACTGTCAGAAATGCGATCAAAATGCTGCTAATGTTGCTACCTTGAAACAAGATGAAGAAGATATTTAGGACAAGAATTCATTTAAGAGGGATAGGACAACCaatgaagtttcatgatttgcATTGTTTGTCAAGATCAAATAACAGCTTCGCCATGTTAGTTCTCCACTACATTTTATTTACTTCAGGAGTGTGTTTTCTTAATCAATTTAAATAGATGAATATTTTCCCAATCTTTGATCGAGTAAGCTGCTCGTTCCAACCCTAGGTGAATTAGGTGAGCTTTTGGGTTTATTGAATGTGTTgttaggaaggagaagaaggaaaaggtAAAAGAAACACAGATGATCACAGAAACATCTCTTGTTCCTTCCATTCCCTTCATCTCTCTCCTATTGATTCATCCAAGTAAATAAGCATTCATCTGTTTGGGGTTAATCAGCTTGGTAATTCGAAATATCATCTCACTAAGTTGGATcacaaaataatttgaatttgatcGACTATTAATTTACCACAGTCGTGGTAATTGGACTTGTGAGTTCCCTACTCGTACGATCACTCTGAACCTTTTTAAAGGAAATGAGCTTTGAGAATTCATGGTTCGGTGTTGATCATCTGCTGCTCTTCTTGGTGTCGCATTGGATTAAACTACAGCTTAATGCACAGCCTTTGAAATCTTCTCTTACCAAGCACTTCCATTCACACCACCTTTGACCGCATAGTAGAGGGAGTTGATATGATCTTTGACTAAGTCAAACTTACTCTGCTCCATTTTTTACAGGAGAAGGCTGGCTTCTGTTTTGGTATACCTCAAGTTTGCTGAGCATCTAAGGGAGGCTGTGACGTATATCGAGCAAGGCCATGTCCGAGTGGGACCAGATGTGGTAACAGACCCAGCCTATTTGGTGACAAAGAACATGGAGGATTTTGTGACTTGGGTGGACTCGTCTAAGATTAGGAAGAAAGTGATGGAATACAATGAGAAATTAGACGACTACGATCTCCTGAATGCCTAAGTTATCTTCATGTTACCGATGCCAATTGTAGCAGCTTATGAGGTTAATTAGTTTGCAGAACTTACATATCAGTTTATCAATTAGCAACTTGCTCAACGAGCTTCGTTCCCTTGTTTACTTGCTTCCTAATTTCATTTTTGTGACAGTGGGTTTTGGTACCCGACCCATTCATACTACATGAGACAAAGCCGACCTAATGACAATTATCATGGCCATGTTATAACAAATTACGTCCAGGGGCTATCAAaaactcaaataattttttttgaatttcatcctcCTGTTATTTGAGTAATTGAAGTCTTCCACGAATTCTTCATACAGTATTCCACATTAGCGGAACACTGTCAAATGTTGGAATGAGATAAGAGCATCCATTGTGGACGTGGCAAGAGGGAAGGAGTTCATAGACGCGGCTCCCAaccttcctttttatttttaattaaaataattgttttaatttaaatttaaaaagataataaattttttattttaaataatataatttattttttaattattaatattattaaatgatgatttatgaatttaaattttatttatatataaagtaaaatataatgaaaaaaatatggAACTCATAAATAGTAGAGAAATGtgtaagattttttatttttgatgtgcGAAAGAGTTCAGAGAGATTCTATCACGGGATGCtctaataaatttataatattttattttttttctatttagcctcaatattcataaataaaatacaataaataGTTTGTCTTAATTTCACTCAGCTCTCATTTCATGGCTACAAGGATATCATCGACAGTTGTAGAAATATTCCACTGTATTTTTGTTTACATttccaaatttttaattttactatATTTTTCTTAATATTTGTTTTTTTGGAAATTGTTAAAAAGAAGaagttattttaaataatattaaaaagttAACAAATAAATGGATGTGTTTAATTTattcattttttcctttttttatttatttatttttttaataaataaaagtaGTGATCTCATCCCACCGTGCTAAGTCGCATACCGTGGCTGCTATATCATATTGAACTGATGGCCCACGGCTTAGACTAATAACACATGAGGTAAGAGAGACACCAACGACGCGTTGCATTTCTGGTATTTCTGAT includes these proteins:
- the LOC122034069 gene encoding U3 small nucleolar ribonucleoprotein protein IMP3-like, whose translation is MRKLKFHEKKLLKKVNFLEYKREGGHREALITRRYHLTERDDYKKYSSICLTVQKLVHILKQMDPSDPFRIQMTDALLEKLYNMGAISTKKSLEKCHKLSVSSFCRRRLASVLVYLKFAEHLREAVTYIEQGHVRVGPDVVTDPAYLVTKNMEDFVTWVDSSKIRKKVMEYNEKLDDYDLLNA